atgaaattaagtaCATAAAattgtttcagcttatttctatcgtaggtaaagaatccaagcagtacatctctccacaatagtgtaaaatcttcataaatgtgttcaattataaatctactgatgtcttggtgtccactgcttgtatactgcttcgtatacttcgtattttggggaatttagtacgacatccgggaacttttggcatactaactatacacatactatgaccaataaggaTCCTATATACTCAATTAAGTCACTAATTGTACAGTTAGTATGACTATTCGAAATCAGCTTAGACCTGTGTGTTAATTTAACTTCCAATTCAGAACCAAGAAGTCAAATCAACAACACCAAGATAACAgttgtgtttattaaacatttCAAGTTTTGATAACTACAATTAATTACACTGTCTTAActtaagcctacacgaaacacagcccttattttaagtgtttctaaaatcccctatggaaaaaataaatggtggaaaaacaattgtaaCTACTgtatttccttgtttgaccgctaggttttatgggtattatgactcaKACTGTTGTACTCTCTGCCTCAGAAGCAAGTTTATATGTAAAGTTTACATTATTTGACCGACCAACAGGTACAGCAGTGCCCTCACCTGTACGTTTATCATTAGTTACTACAGCCacagtcataaaccctgcctatcttcctaaaatgtgattttaaacctaaccatactgctaacacTAACCATCAATTACGagcaaacatttttgttttcatacattttttaagtgggaACGAGGATGTTTCGTGATCATTGTGTGGTAAATAAGAGTATATTGCATAAAGGGCAAGGcaacacaatatcacacaaaCTCAgagcttttttatttatatatctaAATAGTAGAATATAGATAGATATTTTGAATAATCTCAATACTGATACTACATTCAattgatttaaaaatacaattaaatcataacattattttaacagcTCATTGATTTACTTTTCTTAAGTAATAAACAAATAGTACCTCAAATATATTTCCATAGTGTTACTCAACAATATTAAGCATAGTATTATAACAAACAATGTCTGATTATCTAGAGTTCTATTACAGAAATCTGACAGAAACATTAGCATATGCAAAATAAGTCAACATATACATTAAAAGGTAGAGACTGATTGCATGAGCGAGTCCTAAATGTCGTTATTGAATGTATTTTGGATGCTGTCATTTCATTGGCTACAAGATACTTTGTCACATTGAGAgaatattttctttctttctttaacaCTGGATATGACATACTTCAACGGTATAACATCAGAAACCAAAAtacaaagccaatttgacatgggaaggcttgtttacactgagctgcactgaggTCGGAACccaatcatggttacattaagacacaGTGGAGCCGGCGCGAGATGTGgtcggaaaacgtacctcaatgcagggCTGGGATATGTGACTGTACTCCAAATCCTACCTTTATCAACACTGCTCcatcgagaagattgaaatactgctagttttACGATAGTGGCTGCagtggctactgctagctagtaTGAGGAGGAAAAGGGTGATTGCAATCCGAcctcagtgcagctcagtgttgACACGCGTAACGGTATCTTCTGCCAAGGCTTTGTGGTTAGAGAGAAGAAAATACATGGACTActtgtaataaaaaaatgtaaaaatattacCACAATTTGTCAATGATAAATGTACTTATTTTCTCATAGCTTGCATTCCAAGCAAATGTAAACAAATGAAAGAACAATGAACAAAACAATATCAAAGCTGTCTAGAGTATCTCTGAAACCGTCTGTCGTGGTAAAACCCTTTAACGCTCCTGTGTTAAGGCTTGTTTAGCACCCTCTTCACTCTTGTTTGAGCCCTCCCAGTCTTCTCAGTAAAACCAGAGGTATGATGAAAGAAGTTGAGCTGATAATGAAGCAGGTCTCTGCTCCAGCAATCCAGTAAACTGCAAAGCAAAAAAATAAGACATTCAGCAGAAATGTTATGAAATTCTAATTATTTACAAATCACAGCCTTTGACAACTGACATCATACTTTTCTGCCCCCTTACAAAATGTGACATTCAATGCAGAAAGTCACCTGAGGATGCCACTATGGGGCCCAGTGCTCGAGCCAGGGCTCCTAAACTACGTAGGATTCCCATCACTGTGCCCTTCTGATTGGCCGAACCTAGAAGAGGAgtttcatgttacacaatgacACAATGAttcgatttgtgtgtgtgtgtgtatctaagaGAGAGCGAGTGCATAATGGTTATGCTAGTACAGTTAGAAATCTTACCATGATCTGAAACCAGCGTTGTCAAACAAGGGACAACAATGGCAGCAGCTGTGACAAAGAAGATGTTTGAGTAAAGGAAAATCACCTCAGGGATATACTtaagtttgttttttaaatgacctTTGAAGATATGAAAACTTACCAAATGAGTATAAAATCAAACCTATGTAAACCATCTTCAAATTCCATGCCAGTCCAATGAGAGCAAATGCTGGAATCAGTAATAGGATTGCCTAAAATACATTAAGAATACTGACTTTGGCAACATTTTCTATACCAGAGCTAATCTTGACTATTTAAAAGATTTCTTGATGCTGATTTCTTAGCCATGTAGTAATGAGTACGATATTTACCAGACGAACAGTCCTGATGTGATGCCCTGGTTTGATCCTACGGGCATATCCTCCTTGGATCAGTGCCATGGTGATACCCATGAAGAAGAACATCTTACCCTGCTGCATGCTGCAAAAATTGAAGAGTATCGTAGCACAGTTGAAGGAGTTAAGGTAGCCTCTTTTTTGGTTGAACAGATTCTAACAAATTGGAGTGTAGGGAGCTAAATAGACTCAAGATTGACCTTCTTTGTCCCTAAACCCATACCTTGTAAACTGGAACCGTTGATGGGTGAGGAAACTCAATGTAAACTCAAGaccagagaagaggaagagatatGTGAAGTAAACGAGGCCCAACACTTTCAGGTTCTGCATTTCTGTTGTCCAAGAGAAAATAGACAGGGACAAATAAAAACGGCTTTGTGGTACATTTCAACACAATATTTTGGTTATTATGAAGTACTTTCAATAGATTCTTGTCCATCTTACTAAGCATAAATCTTGACAAGATATACATTATTACAGACTAGCGGGTCtttatatattactgtatattcatagatattttatactgaacaaaaatataaacacaacatgtaaagtgttgatcccatgtttcatgagctgaaataaaagatcccagaaatgttacatgtgaacaaaaatcttatttctctcaaatgttgagcacaaatttgtttacatccctgttagtgagcgtttctccatttgccaagataatccatccacctgacaggtgtggcatatcaagaagatgattaaacagcatgatcattacacaggtgcacattgtgctggggacaataaaagcccattctaaaaatgtgcagttgtcacacaacacaatgccacagatgtctcaagttgagggagcatgcaattggcatgctgactgcaggaatgtccaccagagctgttgccagagttttgaatgttcatttctctactataagtcGAGGCGACTACATCCAACCGGCTTCAACAACTGCAGACCACTTGTTTGCCGAcgtcagcgttgtgaacagagtgcctcatggtggctGTAGGGATATGGtaggggcaggcataagctacagacaacgaacacagttgcattttattaatggtgatttgaatacacagagataccatgacgagatcctggaggcccattgtcgtgtcattcatccgccaccatcacctcatgtttcagcatgataatccacgaccccatgtcacaaggatctgtacacaattactcaaagctgaaaatgttccagttcttccatggcctgcatactcaccagacatgtcacccattgaacatgttttggatgctctggattgacgtgtacgatagcgtgttccagttcccgccaatatccagcagcttcgcacagccattgaagaggagtgggacaacattccacaggccacaatcaatagcctgatctatgcgaaggagatgtgttgcgttgCATTAGGCAACTGGtagtcacactagatactgactggttttctgatccacggccctagctttttttttttggtatgaAACAAGATGGATATCTGTATTTCGTtgggtgaaatccatagattagggcctaatgaatgtattttaattgactgattccttatatgaactgtaactcactcaaatctatgaaattgttgtatgttgcgtttatttttgttccgtgtataTAGATTGTCAATTATTTCATACTGTACAAATACCACATAAATCAATATGTACTCACTCTCTTTAGAGGGTGGGTCCTCTGTCCTTGTGAGGGCAGAGAAATGGAACAGAGCCACTGGGTTGAGAAGATCTCCTGATTCCTGGATCCCAGAGGTCACTGAGGAAACCTGGGTCTGAGCAGATACCAGTCTTTGTCagaaataataaacagaaatgcTTACTAATATGGATTAATCACTGTGTATAGTATCATTGCAATAAAACATTACTGGGAGAAGATAATAGAGAGTCACCAAGGCTTTTACTTTCTGTGCAATGAAGCACACTGCCCAACCCGTGATGAGTTTCGAGTGTGCCGTTTTCAGTTTCTCCTAAGAGGTATACCAATGAAATCGCACCTTGTTCTGCTTTGGCAGGGTCTCTGGCAGCATAACAATGATGAAGAGTAGGTCAGCAGCACTGAAGACCAGGGCCAGTACAGCTGGGCCATGGTAGAATACCTCCTCCTTACTGGAGTTAATGGCAAAGTAGGCCCCCATCAGTGGGCCTACCGTGAATCCCAACGAGAAGGCAATTCCAACCATCATCTAACAACAAAATATGCATTGCCAAATTAAAATAATGCATACACGAGGCCTAAAGAAAGACCAACTAGTGTATTAGTGCAATACAGAGCAGCATGGTCCGTGGTTAATCATACTCTTAAATTATCAATCTCCTTTCAATTAAGATCTTTCAATCCTGAAtggcatatactgtactgtatgtctttaaATCATAGCATGAGCTTGATGCACAGTGCTTACCATTCCCTTGTTTCGTGCCTTCGGGCAAGGAAGGTCAGCAATCATGGCAGTGCAGAGGCTCACATTACCCTTGCA
This portion of the Salvelinus sp. IW2-2015 linkage group LG15, ASM291031v2, whole genome shotgun sequence genome encodes:
- the mfsd10 gene encoding major facilitator superfamily domain-containing protein 10 isoform X2, which produces MSSETGSEEAIGSSRVIKSVFFALLLDLLGFTLILPLLPSILDHYGQTEDSVYQSLQSIVDWFREAVGVPMETKYNSVLFGGLIGSLFSLLQFVSSPLTGAASDHYGRKPLLILTTLGLMSSYAVWAVSCSFSMFLLSRVIGGICKGNVSLCTAMIADLPCPKARNKGMMMVGIAFSLGFTVGPLMGAYFAINSSKEEVFYHGPAVLALVFSAADLLFIIVMLPETLPKQNKTQVSSVTSGIQESGDLLNPVALFHFSALTRTEDPPSKEKMQNLKVLGLVYFTYLFLFSGLEFTLSFLTHQRFQFTSMQQGKMFFFMGITMALIQGGYARRIKPGHHIRTVRLAILLLIPAFALIGLAWNLKMVYIGLILYSFAAAIVVPCLTTLVSDHGSANQKGTVMGILRSLGALARALGPIVASSVYWIAGAETCFIISSTSFIIPLVLLRRLGGLKQE
- the mfsd10 gene encoding major facilitator superfamily domain-containing protein 10 isoform X1 encodes the protein MPLDLGKEFNQKGGMSSETGSEEAIGSSRVIKSVFFALLLDLLGFTLILPLLPSILDHYGQTEDSVYQSLQSIVDWFREAVGVPMETKYNSVLFGGLIGSLFSLLQFVSSPLTGAASDHYGRKPLLILTTLGLMSSYAVWAVSCSFSMFLLSRVIGGICKGNVSLCTAMIADLPCPKARNKGMMMVGIAFSLGFTVGPLMGAYFAINSSKEEVFYHGPAVLALVFSAADLLFIIVMLPETLPKQNKTQVSSVTSGIQESGDLLNPVALFHFSALTRTEDPPSKEKMQNLKVLGLVYFTYLFLFSGLEFTLSFLTHQRFQFTSMQQGKMFFFMGITMALIQGGYARRIKPGHHIRTVRLAILLLIPAFALIGLAWNLKMVYIGLILYSFAAAIVVPCLTTLVSDHGSANQKGTVMGILRSLGALARALGPIVASSVYWIAGAETCFIISSTSFIIPLVLLRRLGGLKQE